A stretch of Fundicoccus culcitae DNA encodes these proteins:
- a CDS encoding ABC transporter ATP-binding protein translates to MTLQTKELGYYYLDGSKNRYIFQDLNLTFEKGVFYSILGKSGSGKTTLLSLLSALDSPKEGEILLDGISLKVMGLASYRRNKIGIVFQNFNLIPYMTAVENVMVVMSVTDNQSNVSAKEYALNLLKSVEIDQTTAERLVSNLSGGEQQRVAIARSLATNCDIIIADEPTGNLDDDTAVGVIDIFRKLVDEENKCVIMVTHSQEIATKTDIIMYLNKGSINILKKKEVV, encoded by the coding sequence ATGACGTTGCAAACAAAAGAACTCGGGTATTACTACCTAGATGGTTCTAAAAACAGATACATCTTTCAGGACTTAAACTTAACCTTTGAAAAAGGTGTCTTTTATAGCATTTTAGGTAAATCTGGTTCAGGCAAAACCACCTTATTATCCTTGTTATCAGCCCTGGATAGTCCTAAAGAAGGTGAAATACTACTTGATGGCATATCATTAAAGGTTATGGGATTAGCATCCTATCGAAGAAACAAAATTGGTATTGTGTTTCAAAATTTTAATCTAATTCCTTACATGACAGCTGTTGAAAATGTCATGGTTGTCATGAGTGTGACTGATAACCAAAGTAATGTATCGGCCAAAGAATACGCATTAAATCTTTTAAAAAGTGTTGAAATAGATCAAACTACCGCTGAACGCTTAGTCAGTAATTTATCAGGTGGTGAACAACAACGGGTCGCAATTGCCCGTTCACTCGCAACCAATTGCGATATTATTATCGCTGATGAACCAACAGGAAATTTAGATGATGATACAGCCGTTGGTGTGATTGATATCTTTAGAAAACTAGTGGATGAAGAAAATAAATGTGTCATCATGGTAACTCATTCACAGGAAATAGCTACTAAAACCGACATTATCATGTATTTAAATAAAGGCAGCATCAACATTTTAAAAAAGAAAGAGGTCGTGTAA
- a CDS encoding FtsX-like permease family protein → MNFFQRAMCSVTRRKSKSLILFLIVFVLGNIIAGSVAIYQASMNVEAYTKERLGSIATLEIDMESMMQAGIFQDIEPISESLADEIGQHESVASYDYSYSTNLTSDSLDTYTIEADAEEGGFVAGRGINDAFILEGSLLGETVDFQEGNKTLEDGRFPTQEELDAGSAVAMISQQVADLNDIVVGDIITLTNEVYEPQTFDMEAGRAAGMQNTTQDLQLLDSHDVTLEVIGIYENTSSSTSENGTASIEDYIASMSLNTILTTNGVVKAELDFTNDVSLEFDDTYIARTTGVTPTYLLKSADELDAFQADIEPLVPENYKLVLSTDAYDSVASPILSLKSMSVMVLWVACIAAILILSLFIILSLRDRKREFGIYMAIGERTWKIIAQVFVEICVVAIVALVLSVFTGNMLSKNVADTLIQNEVTTQENVVQGPQRGGMSFNNASLTISTDEIIDAYEIELDSMYVVTFLTISMTTIVVATIIPMGQVLKLKPKEVLLER, encoded by the coding sequence ATGAATTTTTTTCAGCGAGCGATGTGTAGTGTGACAAGGCGCAAATCAAAATCACTCATTTTATTTCTCATTGTTTTTGTGTTAGGAAATATTATCGCTGGTTCCGTTGCCATTTACCAAGCATCGATGAATGTTGAAGCATATACCAAGGAACGCTTAGGTAGTATTGCTACCTTGGAAATTGATATGGAATCCATGATGCAGGCAGGGATATTTCAAGATATTGAACCCATATCCGAAAGCTTAGCTGATGAAATTGGGCAACATGAGAGTGTGGCGTCTTATGATTACTCTTATTCAACGAACTTAACATCGGATTCACTGGATACTTATACGATAGAAGCTGATGCTGAAGAAGGTGGGTTCGTAGCCGGACGCGGAATAAATGACGCCTTTATTTTAGAAGGATCGCTTCTTGGGGAAACAGTAGACTTTCAAGAAGGCAACAAAACGTTAGAAGATGGACGTTTTCCCACCCAAGAAGAATTAGATGCTGGATCCGCTGTTGCGATGATTTCTCAACAAGTAGCAGACCTTAATGATATAGTAGTTGGTGATATCATTACCTTAACCAATGAAGTTTATGAACCGCAAACATTTGATATGGAAGCCGGTAGAGCAGCTGGGATGCAAAATACAACCCAAGACCTTCAACTGTTGGATAGTCATGATGTGACACTCGAAGTGATTGGAATTTATGAAAATACAAGTTCATCAACCAGTGAAAATGGAACGGCTAGTATTGAAGACTATATTGCATCAATGTCATTAAATACTATATTAACAACTAATGGTGTTGTAAAAGCTGAGCTGGATTTTACTAATGACGTTTCTTTGGAATTTGACGATACCTATATTGCTAGAACGACCGGTGTCACTCCAACGTATTTATTAAAAAGTGCGGATGAATTAGACGCATTCCAAGCAGATATTGAGCCACTAGTACCAGAAAATTATAAGCTAGTGCTGTCAACCGATGCTTATGATTCTGTGGCATCACCCATTCTTTCCTTAAAATCCATGTCCGTCATGGTACTTTGGGTCGCTTGTATAGCAGCTATTTTAATATTGAGTTTATTTATTATTTTATCCTTACGTGATCGTAAACGTGAGTTTGGGATTTATATGGCAATCGGAGAAAGAACGTGGAAAATTATCGCACAAGTTTTTGTTGAGATTTGTGTTGTAGCCATTGTTGCGCTCGTTTTATCCGTCTTTACGGGTAATATGCTTTCAAAAAATGTTGCAGATACACTGATTCAAAATGAAGTAACCACACAGGAAAATGTTGTACAAGGACCCCAACGAGGGGGGATGTCATTTAATAACGCATCACTAACCATTAGTACCGATGAGATTATTGATGCTTACGAAATTGAATTGGATTCTATGTATGTAGTAACGTTTCTAACCATTAGTATGACAACCATTGTTGTTGCGACTATCATACCGATGGGTCAAGTGCTGAAACTGAAACCAAAAGAAGTACTGTTAGAAAGATGA